From Deltaproteobacteria bacterium, a single genomic window includes:
- a CDS encoding 4Fe-4S dicluster domain-containing protein, producing MPYIITDLCTNDGACVEVCPVACIHTKPGAPQFYIDPEVCIDCEQCEIVCPVDAIFKDIDIPAQYTDYIEVNAAFFRQNKAAIGPVPFETAWAMIESSHEYAQMVGAAVTAVVVDEAGAPIAVGKMDKAEALSAELAFNKAYTAAAFHVATATLVAQARQPVMRSLAISHRGKILPMAGALPIVSGVTIVGAIGIAGAARPEQDALCCRAGMSVWENAHH from the coding sequence ATGCCTTATATAATTACCGACCTCTGCACCAACGACGGAGCCTGCGTTGAAGTTTGTCCGGTCGCTTGCATCCACACCAAGCCCGGTGCGCCGCAGTTCTACATCGATCCGGAAGTTTGCATCGACTGCGAGCAGTGCGAGATCGTCTGCCCGGTCGACGCGATCTTCAAAGACATCGATATCCCGGCCCAGTACACCGACTACATCGAAGTCAACGCCGCCTTCTTCCGGCAGAACAAAGCCGCCATTGGCCCGGTACCCTTCGAGACGGCCTGGGCGATGATCGAGTCGAGTCACGAGTACGCCCAAATGGTCGGCGCCGCCGTCACCGCCGTAGTCGTCGACGAAGCCGGCGCGCCCATCGCCGTCGGCAAAATGGACAAAGCCGAAGCACTCAGCGCTGAACTCGCTTTCAACAAAGCTTACACCGCCGCGGCGTTTCATGTCGCCACCGCGACGCTGGTGGCGCAAGCGCGTCAACCGGTGATGCGCAGCCTAGCGATCTCTCATCGCGGTAAAATATTGCCCATGGCCGGCGCCCTGCCGATCGTCAGCGGCGTCACCATCGTCGGCGCCATCGGTATCGCCGGCGCCGCCCGCCCGGAACAAGACGCGCTGTGCTGTCGCGCCGGCATGTCGGTG